In the genome of Planococcus donghaensis, the window GCATTGGCACAATGCCACAAATACCTTTACTATACATATAAAAATACGCCACTCGAGCAATATAGCTCAACAGCAGCGGCAGCTAAAATGGTATCTGAATTGCCAGAGCGCAATATCGCAGCAATAGGCAATGAATTTTCAGCCCGAAAATACGGCTTGGATATTTTGCAACGCGATATTCATGATTTCCATTTTAACCACACACGCTTTTTCGTGTTGTCAAAAACCAATCATAAGCTCGAAAATCCGGATCATGAAGACCAAATCAAAACAACCTTGATGATGACTTTGCCAGAAGATGACCGTTCAGGTGTGTTACACCAAATATTGTCGGTTTTTGCATGGCGCCGTTTAAACTTGAGTAAAATCGAGTCCCGTCCATTAAAAACAGGTCTAGGTGATTATTTCTTTATTGCAGATGTACTAGCAGATGAAAACGATGCGATGATGCGCGGTGCCTTTGAAGAACTAACAGCTTTAGGTTGTACGGTAAAAACGCTCGGCTCGTATTATACTTATAAAAATTAAAAAAAATCCCGCAGCGGAAATGCTGCGGGATTTTTTCATTTAATGACTTATTCGCTGTCTTCTAATAAAAACCCGTGCTCCCGCATTGCGTTTACAGCTTGGTCAAGGGTCTCGTTGTCTGGCCCAGTAATGGTGTGAAGGTGCGTCCCATCTGTTAGCTCGAGCAAATAACTAGCTCCTGTATCACGTATGCGTTTCATAAAGGCTTCTACTTCTTGAACGTTCGATACATGAACGCCTGCAGTTAATTCACCATATACGGGATGCTCAATCGACACATCTATAACAGTAACCCCTGCTTCGACTAATAGCTTCAATTCTAGTTCAGTGTCTTCGGCTAGGTGACGACAAGCAATGCGTCGACTTGCTTTTTCTGTCGTACGGTCCATTAAATACAAATACCCTTGGCTCGTAGCGATGATTGGTTCGCCTTTTGCTTTTAGCAAAGTCATATCCCCTACAATCACTTGCCGAGATACGTTGGTAAGAGCAGCCAAATCACTGCCGGTTATCGGTTCGTTTGCCGTTTTAATTTTTTCGAGCAAAAATTGGCGCCGTTGTTCACCTAATAATTTTTTCATTTAAATCCCTCACTTATCGACTCGTTATAGTTATCTTATCATGTGCCGAACAACAGTGGGATTATTTCGTCTAAAGCACAAGAATATGCTATAATTGTTAAGTTGAATTAAAGGAGAGACTGTCCATGTACGATTACATAAAAGGCACGGTGACACGCGTAACGCCTGAATATTTAGTAATAGAACAACAAGGAATTGGCTGGCAAATCTTTGCGCCAAATCCGTATTCATTTGGCACAGAGGATTTGCAAGTGTTTTTGCATCATCATGTACGTGAAGATGCTCAATTGTTATTTGGTTTTCCAACTTTCGAGCAGCGGGAATTATTTCGTAAACTAATTTCGGTTTCTGGTATCGGTCCAAAAGGGGCATTAGCCATTTTAGCGAGCGGACAACCGCAACATGTCATCGAAGCGATCGAACAGGAAAATGAATCGTATTTAGTGAAATTCCCAGGAGTCGGTAAGAAAACAGCTCGTCAAATGATTTTGGATCTAAAAGGCAAGCTTACTGAGTTTTTCGGAGATTCGTTAGGCGTGGAAGACACGAGTAACTTGCTATCTAACGACCAACTAGAACTTGAAGAAGCAATGTTGGCACTCGGAGCTCTTGGCTATTCAGAACGGGAAATCAATAAAGTAAAACCGCAATTACGTGATTTGGATTTAGATACAGAAGGCTTTATGAAAAAAGCGTTGCAGTTATTACTTAAACAAAACTGATGAAAGGAGGCGAACGACATGGAAGACCGCATTATAGATAGTGAAGTTTCGGAATTTG includes:
- the pheA gene encoding prephenate dehydratase, whose product is MTGQAISKRISYLGPEASFTHLAATKVFPDSTLVPFTTIPECIEAVAEGSVDYAVVPLENALEGSVPLTVDYLFHEAQLYVTAEVLSPIEQHLLVHPENRHAESFEAIYSHPHALAQCHKYLYYTYKNTPLEQYSSTAAAAKMVSELPERNIAAIGNEFSARKYGLDILQRDIHDFHFNHTRFFVLSKTNHKLENPDHEDQIKTTLMMTLPEDDRSGVLHQILSVFAWRRLNLSKIESRPLKTGLGDYFFIADVLADENDAMMRGAFEELTALGCTVKTLGSYYTYKN
- a CDS encoding transcription repressor NadR produces the protein MKKLLGEQRRQFLLEKIKTANEPITGSDLAALTNVSRQVIVGDMTLLKAKGEPIIATSQGYLYLMDRTTEKASRRIACRHLAEDTELELKLLVEAGVTVIDVSIEHPVYGELTAGVHVSNVQEVEAFMKRIRDTGASYLLELTDGTHLHTITGPDNETLDQAVNAMREHGFLLEDSE
- the ruvA gene encoding Holliday junction branch migration protein RuvA gives rise to the protein MYDYIKGTVTRVTPEYLVIEQQGIGWQIFAPNPYSFGTEDLQVFLHHHVREDAQLLFGFPTFEQRELFRKLISVSGIGPKGALAILASGQPQHVIEAIEQENESYLVKFPGVGKKTARQMILDLKGKLTEFFGDSLGVEDTSNLLSNDQLELEEAMLALGALGYSEREINKVKPQLRDLDLDTEGFMKKALQLLLKQN